A window from Leifsonia shinshuensis encodes these proteins:
- a CDS encoding helix-turn-helix domain-containing protein has translation MQITEERLRQIIREELRAVLKPADEEPVAIEELAAYLKLSTYTVAQKAHWGYIPGFKVGREWRFYISEVLAALTPPSVVDPWQQSPRSEAGRRAAITRRRNAAAANSNGRD, from the coding sequence ATGCAGATCACCGAAGAGCGTTTACGTCAGATTATTCGCGAAGAACTGCGGGCAGTCCTCAAACCGGCGGACGAGGAGCCGGTGGCAATCGAAGAGTTGGCCGCCTACCTTAAGTTGTCCACCTACACTGTGGCCCAGAAGGCGCACTGGGGGTACATCCCCGGCTTCAAGGTCGGTCGCGAATGGCGGTTTTACATCAGCGAAGTATTGGCTGCCCTGACGCCGCCGTCAGTTGTAGACCCCTGGCAGCAATCTCCGCGCTCCGAGGCGGGTCGTCGCGCAGCCATCACAAGGCGGCGCAACGCCGCGGCAGCGAACAGCAACGGTCGTGACTAA
- a CDS encoding HigA family addiction module antitoxin, with the protein MDERAGEDPMADFITPGEVLYEEFMVPLGLTKYALAKALHVPAQRIGDIVAGKRAISPDTALRLARAFGTTAEFWLNLQAHYDLERALEAHAAEFDEIRPLVAV; encoded by the coding sequence ATGGACGAACGAGCAGGGGAGGATCCGATGGCCGACTTCATCACACCGGGCGAAGTGCTGTACGAGGAGTTCATGGTGCCCCTCGGCCTGACCAAGTACGCGCTGGCGAAGGCGCTCCATGTCCCGGCCCAGCGGATCGGCGACATCGTCGCAGGCAAGAGGGCCATCTCGCCCGACACCGCGTTGCGGCTGGCACGCGCCTTCGGCACCACCGCGGAGTTCTGGCTCAACCTGCAGGCGCACTACGACCTGGAGCGCGCACTGGAGGCCCACGCCGCCGAGTTCGACGAGATCCGTCCGCTCGTCGCCGTGTGA
- a CDS encoding site-specific integrase, translated as MHDGIVPRSPVSRRTSPGAAKQRPYVAPTAQIWALHNALPEHFRPVILLGAFAGLRVAEIAALRVSDVDFMRGIISPAIQYPAEPLKTDMSKTPIPIPQEVALEQNRIPVQWGSSTLVVGAYGRPVAPYTIETAFKLSRTTVDGVTEGFQIHDLRRYYASLLIAAGLDIKTVQARLRHASAKTTLDTYGHMWPDKDESARAAVSAAYADRPATRADSLRTDKASAK; from the coding sequence GTGCACGACGGCATCGTGCCCCGATCCCCGGTAAGTCGGCGCACCTCGCCAGGTGCGGCAAAGCAACGCCCCTACGTCGCCCCCACAGCGCAGATCTGGGCACTCCACAACGCGCTGCCCGAGCACTTTCGCCCCGTCATCCTACTAGGCGCCTTCGCCGGCCTCAGAGTGGCGGAGATCGCCGCTCTGCGAGTCTCCGACGTCGACTTCATGCGCGGAATCATCTCACCGGCGATTCAGTATCCGGCCGAGCCCCTCAAGACCGATATGTCCAAGACGCCGATCCCGATTCCTCAAGAGGTAGCGCTCGAGCAGAACAGGATCCCGGTGCAGTGGGGGAGCAGCACACTCGTCGTCGGCGCCTATGGCCGCCCCGTCGCGCCCTACACAATCGAGACGGCGTTCAAACTCTCACGCACCACCGTCGACGGCGTGACTGAGGGCTTCCAAATCCACGACCTGCGGCGCTACTACGCGTCACTGCTCATAGCCGCCGGCCTCGACATCAAGACAGTCCAGGCTCGACTACGGCACGCCTCGGCGAAGACAACGCTGGACACGTACGGGCACATGTGGCCAGACAAAGACGAGTCCGCACGAGCCGCGGTGTCGGCCGCTTACGCGGACCGTCCTGCAACTCGTGCGGACTCTTTGCGGACTGACAAGGCGTCAGCCAAATGA
- a CDS encoding YciI family protein: MKYMLIMRSNDAAKEAYEEMDFNEVITRMGQYNEQLIAAGVLLAGDGLADDVAETGFVVDFSSNPPAITDGPYGETHELFNGFWILEVSSKEEAAEWASRCPLGPGSKLEVRRVTDESDFAAYADNEYLQKEAEWREAAKKA; the protein is encoded by the coding sequence ATGAAGTACATGCTGATCATGCGCTCGAACGACGCGGCCAAGGAGGCCTACGAGGAGATGGACTTCAACGAGGTCATCACCCGGATGGGTCAGTACAACGAGCAGCTGATCGCGGCCGGCGTGCTGCTGGCGGGCGACGGGCTCGCGGACGACGTCGCCGAGACCGGGTTCGTGGTCGACTTCTCGTCGAATCCTCCCGCCATCACTGACGGCCCCTACGGGGAGACGCACGAGCTGTTCAACGGCTTCTGGATCCTCGAGGTCAGCTCGAAGGAGGAGGCCGCCGAGTGGGCGAGCCGGTGCCCGCTGGGCCCGGGGTCGAAGCTGGAGGTGCGGCGCGTGACCGACGAGAGCGACTTCGCCGCCTACGCCGACAACGAGTACCTGCAGAAGGAGGCCGAATGGCGGGAGGCCGCCAAGAAGGCGTGA
- a CDS encoding type II toxin-antitoxin system RelE/ParE family toxin, with amino-acid sequence MLHSFADRFTEEVWSGLPVKRFGPDVRRIARRKLAMLNAAADLNDCRVPPGNRLEKLSGDRAGQYSIRINDQYRICFRWTSGGPEAVEIVDYH; translated from the coding sequence ATGCTCCACTCCTTCGCCGATCGTTTCACGGAGGAGGTGTGGTCCGGTCTCCCGGTGAAGCGGTTCGGCCCGGATGTCCGTCGAATCGCCCGCCGCAAGCTCGCCATGCTGAACGCGGCGGCCGATCTCAACGACTGTCGGGTACCGCCGGGAAACCGGCTCGAGAAGCTGAGCGGCGACCGCGCCGGCCAGTACAGCATCCGCATCAACGACCAATACCGCATCTGCTTCCGGTGGACGAGCGGCGGCCCAGAAGCCGTCGAGATCGTCGACTACCACTGA
- a CDS encoding RNA polymerase sigma factor, which translates to MNDIPARVDAVWRIDGARVVATLAKATGDVGLAEDLAQEALVEALKQWPRDGVPANPGGWLTAVAKRRAIDHWRRRERLDDRYRAMASALEETVEDAWEPIDDDVLRLVFTACHPALSREGQVALTLRIVAGLSTGEIARMYFVPVATMQQRIVRAKKTIQAARIPFAAPEPAEWKERLAGVLSVVYLVFTEGYAATSGREWMRADLANEALRLGRMVAALLPREPEAHALVALMEFQAARFPARTRPDGSPVLLTEQDRTRWDRSQIQRGRAALAQADALGRGRGPYALQAAIAEVHALAPSAERTDWDRIVLLYEALGRIAPSPVVDLNRAAAVSMATGPANALLIADELAARGALSGSHLLPSVRGELLAQLGRTEEAAAELTTAARLAGNERERQVLLDKADRLRHG; encoded by the coding sequence ATGAACGACATCCCGGCGAGGGTCGACGCCGTCTGGCGCATCGACGGGGCGCGCGTCGTCGCGACCCTGGCGAAGGCGACCGGCGACGTCGGCCTCGCCGAGGATCTCGCCCAGGAGGCGCTGGTGGAGGCGCTTAAGCAGTGGCCGAGGGATGGCGTGCCCGCGAACCCCGGCGGCTGGCTGACCGCAGTCGCGAAGCGCCGGGCGATCGACCACTGGCGCCGCCGCGAACGGCTCGACGACCGGTACCGGGCGATGGCGTCCGCGCTGGAGGAGACCGTCGAGGATGCCTGGGAGCCGATCGACGACGACGTGCTGCGGCTGGTCTTCACGGCCTGCCATCCCGCACTCTCCCGGGAGGGGCAGGTCGCGCTGACCCTGCGAATCGTTGCGGGCCTCAGCACAGGGGAGATCGCGCGGATGTACTTCGTCCCGGTCGCGACGATGCAGCAGCGCATCGTGCGGGCCAAGAAGACCATCCAGGCGGCGCGCATCCCGTTCGCCGCCCCCGAGCCGGCCGAGTGGAAGGAGCGGCTCGCCGGGGTGCTCAGCGTCGTGTACCTGGTCTTCACCGAGGGGTACGCCGCGACGTCCGGGCGCGAGTGGATGCGCGCGGACCTCGCGAACGAAGCGCTCCGGCTCGGCCGGATGGTCGCCGCGCTGCTCCCCCGCGAGCCCGAGGCGCACGCACTGGTCGCGCTGATGGAGTTCCAGGCCGCGCGGTTCCCCGCGCGCACCCGGCCGGACGGGTCGCCGGTGCTGCTCACCGAGCAGGACCGCACGCGCTGGGACCGCTCGCAGATCCAGCGCGGACGGGCGGCGCTCGCGCAGGCGGACGCGCTCGGCCGGGGGCGCGGGCCGTACGCGCTGCAGGCGGCGATCGCGGAAGTACACGCGCTCGCGCCGAGCGCGGAGCGCACGGACTGGGACCGGATCGTGCTGCTCTACGAAGCGCTCGGACGCATCGCGCCGAGCCCGGTCGTCGACCTCAACCGCGCGGCGGCGGTCTCCATGGCGACGGGGCCCGCGAACGCCCTGCTCATCGCCGACGAGCTCGCCGCGCGCGGTGCGCTCAGCGGATCGCACCTGCTGCCGAGCGTCCGCGGTGAGCTGCTCGCCCAGCTGGGGCGCACAGAGGAGGCGGCGGCCGAGCTCACCACGGCCGCCCGGCTCGCCGGGAATGAGCGCGAACGACAGGTGCTGCTCGACAAGGCCGACCGGCTGCGCCACGGTTGA
- the glnA gene encoding type I glutamate--ammonia ligase, whose amino-acid sequence MFRDSSEVLKFIKDTDVKFLDIRFTDLPGVQQHFNIPAATVDEEFFSVGQLFDGSSIRGFASIHESDMQLIPDVSTAYIDPFRAERTLIMVFDIYNPRNGEIYAKDPRQVAKKAEKYLASTGIADTAYFAPEAEFYIFDDVRYEVKQNSSFYSVDSEEGAWNSGRVEEGGNLGNKTPYKGGYFPVSPVDKQADLRDDISLKLIEAGLILERAHHEVGTGGQAEINYRFDTMVHAADDILKFKYIVKNTANEWGKTATFMPKPLFGDNGSGMHTHQSLWNDGKPLFYDEAGYGGLSDIARWYIGGLLKHAPAVLAFTNPTVNSFHRLVPGFEAPVNLVYSAGNRSASIRIPITGSNPKAKRIEFRAPDASGNPYLAFAAQLMAGLDGIKNRIEPHEPVDKDLYELPPEEARNIPQVPASLGEALDALEADHDFLTAGGVFTPELIETWTEYKREKEIKPLAQRPHPFEYELYYGV is encoded by the coding sequence ATGTTCCGTGATTCTTCCGAGGTGCTCAAGTTCATCAAGGACACCGACGTCAAGTTCCTTGATATCCGCTTCACCGACCTTCCCGGTGTGCAGCAGCACTTCAACATCCCCGCCGCTACCGTCGACGAGGAGTTCTTCTCCGTCGGCCAGCTCTTCGACGGCTCCTCGATCCGAGGCTTCGCGTCGATCCACGAGTCCGACATGCAGCTCATCCCGGACGTCTCCACCGCCTACATCGACCCGTTCCGTGCCGAGCGCACGCTGATCATGGTGTTCGACATCTACAACCCGCGCAACGGCGAGATCTACGCGAAGGACCCGCGCCAGGTCGCCAAGAAGGCGGAGAAGTACCTCGCCTCCACGGGCATCGCCGACACCGCGTACTTCGCGCCGGAGGCCGAGTTCTACATCTTCGACGACGTCCGCTACGAGGTGAAGCAGAACTCGAGCTTCTACTCCGTGGACTCGGAGGAGGGCGCCTGGAACTCCGGTCGCGTCGAAGAGGGCGGCAACCTGGGCAACAAGACCCCGTACAAGGGCGGCTACTTCCCGGTCAGCCCGGTCGACAAGCAGGCCGACCTGCGCGACGACATCTCGCTGAAGCTGATCGAGGCCGGACTCATCCTCGAGCGCGCGCACCACGAGGTGGGCACCGGCGGCCAGGCCGAGATCAACTACCGCTTCGACACGATGGTGCACGCGGCGGATGACATCCTCAAGTTCAAGTACATCGTGAAGAACACGGCGAACGAGTGGGGCAAGACGGCGACGTTCATGCCGAAGCCGCTGTTCGGCGACAACGGCTCGGGCATGCACACGCACCAGTCGCTGTGGAACGACGGCAAGCCGCTGTTCTACGACGAGGCCGGCTACGGCGGCCTGTCGGACATCGCGCGCTGGTACATCGGCGGCCTGCTCAAGCACGCCCCGGCCGTCCTCGCCTTCACCAACCCGACGGTGAACTCGTTCCACCGCCTGGTCCCCGGCTTCGAGGCCCCGGTCAACCTGGTCTACTCGGCCGGCAACCGCTCGGCGTCGATCCGCATCCCGATCACGGGCAGCAACCCGAAGGCGAAGCGCATCGAGTTCCGCGCGCCAGACGCCTCCGGCAACCCGTACCTCGCCTTCGCCGCGCAGCTGATGGCGGGCCTCGACGGCATCAAGAACCGCATCGAGCCGCACGAGCCGGTCGACAAGGACCTCTACGAGCTCCCGCCGGAGGAGGCGCGCAACATCCCGCAGGTGCCGGCGTCGCTCGGCGAGGCCCTCGACGCGCTCGAGGCCGACCACGACTTCCTCACCGCGGGCGGCGTGTTCACCCCGGAGCTCATCGAGACGTGGACCGAGTACAAGCGCGAGAAGGAGATCAAGCCGCTCGCGCAGCGCCCGCACCCGTTCGAGTACGAGCTGTACTACGGCGTCTGA